The DNA region AAAATCACTTTTTGTGATCGTTGTTCTAAGGTAATTGTGCAATTATAAGGTAACCCTTCGTTTGCTAACAATCCCTTTATTGATGTTAATTTTGGGTCATATAAATTTTTAATTCCAATTGTAATATCATACTTACTATCAATGTTGCTAATTAAATCATAAACTTCTAACCGACTTTTTAATTCCGTTTTTCGTAATCCCCGCCCAAGTTGTTGTAAATAGACTGTTTTAGAATTTGTTGGTCGTAATAAAATAATTGTGTTAATCTCTGGAACATCAATTCCTTCGTTAAACATATTAACAACACATAAATAATTAATACGTCCAATTTTAAATTCATGTAAAATCCTTGTTCGCTGCTCACGATTTTCAGAAGTTAGATAATCGGCACGAAGATGATTTGCTCGTAAAAATGTTGCAACTAATTTGGCATGTTCGGTTGTAACACAAAAGATTAAGGCGGTTGGTTTTGCATATAACCCTATATACTTGTCAATCATTTTTAATAATAAATCATTTCGTGCTGTTGTATTTAACTTTTTAAAAAGTTCATTATCGGCATTTAAATCAACACCAGTTAAATCAACGGTGTTATCATCAATACAATAATAATCAAATGGACATAATAAGCGTTGATTAATTGCATCTCATAGTCGTAATTCTGCTGCATATTCATCAGCAAAATATTTTTTAATTGATTTTCCATCTTCACGTTCTGGGGTTGCTGTTAACCCAAGAACTTGTTGTGGTTGAAAATAATTAAAAACCTGATCAAAAGTAGTAGCAGCAATATGATGGGCCTCATCAAAAATAATTACATCAAAGTGATCTCGTTTAAACTGCGATAATTTATTAGCCATCGTTTGAATTGTCGCAAATAAATGAGCATTATTTTCGCTAGTTTTCCCTTCATACATTACTTCCCCAAAAGTTTGATCCATTAAAACACCACGAAAAGTTTGCAATGCTTGATCTAAAATTTCCTTTTGATGAGCTAGAAACAATATTTTTACCAGTTGGCCACCCTTTGCTTGCAATTGATAAAAATAATCAAAAGCAGCGACTACAGTTTTACCAGTTCCGGTTGCCATAATTACTAAATGAGCATTTTTACCTAATTTTCGACGATATTGTAATTTTGCCACAATATCTTTTTGAAAATCATATAAGTATTTCCGAATTGTTAAAAATTCAGTTGGCGCATTATTGAACAGTGTTGCAATGCGTGCTGTTTGATTTTGATTAATGCGTTCTAATAAATGGTTCCGAGCAAATTCATCATTAAAATCAACTAAGACTTCATTTCATAATTGTTCAAATTCAGTAATAATTTCTGTAACTAAACTATGATTATTAATTGTTGTTAATTTAATATTCCATTCCCGTCCCGTTATCATTCCTTTATATGTTAAATTTGAAGAACCAATAATTGCTGTTGAAACCCCATTAAAACGTTTAAAAACTGAAGCTTTAATATGAATTCGTTCACTTCGTTTTTCTAAATTATCTTCAACTTTAATCTGAATATTGTCATAAGTTGTTACTAATCGTGCTAATTCTAATAAATTATTATATTCAGCTAAATCATCAAAAGTAGTAGTGATAATCCGAATTGGAATTTTATTTGCACAACAATGCTTAATTGATGCTTCAATTTTATTAATAATTGCTTTTGAAATAAAAGGAAAAACAAAACAAACCTCATCAGCAGTTTGCATTTCATGATTTAATTCAACTAATAGTTTTTGCTGATTTTGATTCGTAAACAATTTCTCTTTCATTTATTATCATCTCACTCCTGTTTTATTAATAAAATTATTACTCTTAAAATAAATTACTATACCATCATAATCCCAAATTGATTTAATCAAATTAAGCATTCTTTTAACCAAATAATATCTGTTTCAATTTTAGCAATAATATCATCAGTTACACGGTTAAAACTCCCTGAGAAATCAACTTGTGTTAATGTCATTCCTTTGTCATTTCAATTTTTAACTAAATAAGATTGAAATAAAAATGTTAAAACATTTTGTGCTACATCAATTGCAGGAATTGTCGGTGACTTTGAGGCTAAGACAAGTAAGTTCTTACAAATTTTGGGGGTTAAGAAATTTTTAATCACCCGTTCATGATGACCACCAACCAAAAATGTTCCTTCAAATAATTTATCATCAAAATTAATATAAGTTAGTGGATTAAAAAATTTGGTTAATACGCTTCGCGGTTGAATTGTAAATTCTGCAGTTAATTTGGCATCTGGCTGCACAGTAAAAATTGGTAACCGATAAAATTCCTCTTTATCAATTTTACCATTAACTTTATTAATTACATGATGCGTAATTGTTCCAAACGAAATTTTACCCATAGGATGTGATAAATTAAAAACAGTATCAATTTTAGTATTAGAATTAAAATTAATTAATCCACTTGGTGCTGGTTGAAAAGTTTGACTAATGTTTTTTAAAATTAATTGTGAACTAAAATAATGGGCTAAACCTAAATTATAAATTTCAACTAGATTAATTTTTTGCATAATTTTGTCATATAGTTTTAATAACCGCGTTCACTTAACCATGTAATAAGAAACAACAACAATTAAACTAATTCCCATTAATAACATTAAAAGTGGTAAAAAAATTAAGTAAATAGCAATACTTTTAACAACAATTAAAATACTAATAAAAATTCCCATTAATGTTAAAAATGGTCCTAAAAACAACATTCATCGTATTACTAATTGATGGCGTTTTGTTGGCGGTTGGAATGAAATATTATTTTGATAATATTCTTGTAGTTGCTTATTAATAATTTCTTTACTTACTATTTTTCAATTCATATTTTTATTTTCTTGACTCATATTAACTTCCTCTTCTATTTTGATGATTGTTAATATTACACTGTTTTTTCTTGTAAAGTAATTTTAAAAGTAAATTGATCAGTAATTAATTTGCTAGTCTCACTTGCAGTAATGGTAAAAGTTACAACTGTCTTTGGTTCTTGTTTTTTATCAACTGGCTGGTCATTACTAATTATAAAATCATGGTTAGTCGCTGTAATTAACAAGGTCTTATTAATAGCTGTCATTACTGCTGCAATAATTTCATCATTTTGATTTAAGTTCTCATAAAATGAATCAGGATCAGCAACAATTATAATGCTTGTTTCATCAATTTTCACTGAATTTAAACTTAATTTTGCTAACACAACTGTAAATTTAAAGGTGCCTTGAATTAAACTACTATTTTCTGTTGCTGTTACAGTAAATGTTACTGTTTGGCTTGGTTCTTGCTGTTTATTAACCATTTGATCATTTGTAACAATAAAATCTTTTGTTGTAATAGTAATCTGTAACTTATTATTAATTGTTCCAATAATTGCATCTAAAATCTCTTTATTATTATTTAATTGGCCATAAGTAAATTTTGGATTTGGGTTAACTGGTAAATTATTAATTTCAACTTCAGAAATATCCTTTCGGGCTGACAAAGTATTAGTAAAGGTAAATGAACCTTGAATTAAACTACTATTTATCGTTGCACTAACAGTAAAAGTTACAACTGTTCCTGGTACTTGTTTTTCACTGGGGTTTTGATCATAATTATTAGTAATCATAAAATCACTATTTGAAGCTGTAATTGACAAACGGTGATTAATTGCATCACGAACCGCTTCAATAATATTGGAATTAGTATTTAATTTTTGATAGGTTTCATCTTCTCGAGCGGGAGTTTTTAAATCAGGAACAATAACTGTCTTAATATCCTGTTTGTTAACATCAGTAACTTTAATTTCAACATTATATGTATTTCCTAATTTAAATCCTTCTTGCACTAAATTTTGTTGATCAAATTGAATTGATGGATTAGCTGGTGCTAAAGTAATAGTAATATAAACAATTTCATCACGATTAACAGTTACTGTTTGATCATTAGTAATATCCTTATTTTGATATAAAATCTGATATGTAGCAATTTTTCTTGCAGTGGGATCTTGGGTTAACCGATACCGAATTTGCATAAAAGTATGTAAATTAGCTAAAATTTCAACACCTGTTTGATTTGAATTAATTTGAAATGTTTGTAAAATATTTTTTTCTTGCTTTTGGGGTGGATTACAAGCAATTAAACTAAAACTGGGGGTTGCTGTAATACCTAAACTAGCTAAAATTAATAATAATTTTTTCATTGACCAACTTAGCTCCTTTATTTCCTATAATTTTCTTTTTTTCATAATTAATTATAAACAAAAAAAAGAATTTAAAAAGTCTTCAATTAAAAATTGATGGAAAAATTATCCACATTTAAAACCACTAAATCCTTTAATGTGATCCTCTATGTTAAATTTTAGATTTGTTATCTCTAATTTTACAATTTGTTCTTTAAATTAAACAACTTTAAACTCAATTGTCTGTAAAAATTCATCCTTCTTATCAGTATTTGTTTCTTTATCATTTGGTTTAAAGAAAAAACTATAAGCAAAACTATTGTAACTAAAGTTTACATCTAAATATGGATAATATCCATTTTCATGTTGCTTTCGAAATAATTGAAAAGCAAATGAACTATCTTGTTTTATTAACTTCACTTTATCTGAACTATTAAAAAATAGAAATTTTGTGTCACGAGTAATTTTTTTATCTAATTTATCATTAAATATTTTAAAAACTGCTCGAAACACTGGCACTAAATTTGCATATGAATTATTTTTTTCTGAGAAAGAATTAGTTGCTTTAACTAAATTATCAAAATCATTTTGGTTCATTTTAAAGACAAGTTTATCATTATATGTTTCAATTTGAAAATAATGTCATAAATTCATCGTTGTTTCAGCAAATTCATTTAATTTTTGATCAACAAAATCTTTTGCTGTTAAAACTTTAATTGAAGTTTTAAGTTTTTTAAATGAATGTTTATTATTAAAAGGTAAGTTTTCAATTGTTAAATTGCTTGGTTTAAAAGATTCAATATTTGCTTTAACATAATAGTCTTCTTGCGAACTTACTTGAAAATATTTTCGTTTATAAAATTTTAAAAAGTTTTCGGGGGTTAATTTTTCTGCATTATACCCTTCACCAGCCCATGATAAAACTGAATCTGACTTAGATACTGTTTTACTCAAACGAAATGTCTCAAAATAATAATTTCATGAAGGACTATTTTTAAATGAGATTTTTCTGGCATTTAATTCTTTTTCAATAATTGGTCAAATCGTATTACCAGAAAACATATCATTAAAATCGCGGTTCAAAGAATCAATAATTTCATACTTTTGCTTTTTCAAAAGTTCATCAATAAAACTTATAAAATAGTTTTCAAGATTTTTTTGAATCCCACTTAGTGCTTCAAGATCATTTGCAATAACAACTAATCCGTCGATTTTATCTGGTTGCTCAAGATCTTTAAATTTAATTTGATAAGAAATATTAAAATTAATTGTAATTCCCATAATGTTTAAATTATTAACTGTAATTAATTTTTCTAAATTATCAAAATTAATATGCTCTAAATTAAAACGAATATCATTAGTTTCCATTGATAACGGAAGTGTATTAAGATAAAAGTTAGAATATTCATTGCTAATTGCACGATTCAGGTTATCAAATTCAGTTTTAAAGGCAGTTACTAATTGATCCAGAAAACGCCATTCGCTAATTGCTTCACCAACTAAATCTTTCCCATTATTAGTCTTTACATCAGTAACTAAGTCTTTAAATTTTGCAACTTGATCGGGATAAATCATTAATATCAATTGTTGCTTTTTGATTTCAAAATGCCTTAAAGCGTTCTGATACTTTCTCCATAATTTTATTCATAATTTCAACATCGTTAGTAGTTTTTGATGAATCATCATCAGGAATATACTTTGGTCGATTATTACAACTAATAATTGTATTCACCGTTGGTGTTAATAAACTAACAGTTGTTAAAATTGTTAATAATTTTTTCATTTTTTAACCTCCAAATATGATAATATTTACTTTATTAATGTTATCCTAAAAAAAAAAAAAAAAAGGATAAACCCTTTTTTAACAACTTATTTGCAAAAATAACAAAAAAGTGCAAATTATTTTATTTTTTTAAATTTTATTAAAACGCCAGTGTTGATAATTTTGAACTCAAGCTGTATAAGCAAGTGAAGCTTGGGCTGAATTTCCAAAATAAAAACCTAAACTTCAATAATGATTTCCCCAAACACTAAAATTGGTTTCATTAAAAGTTACCTTAACAGAATATGAACGAAAGTCTTGTAAAGATAATAAATCAAGATCTGGTAATGTTTTAGCAATATCACTTTGTTTAAAATCTTCTAAAATTTTACTATAAAGCGGATTAAGCCTTATACTTTTTACACCCTTTCCATATTTTGCAATAATTTCATCCAGGACCCTTTGCTTCATATAAAATTCATTTGTTCCACTTCTTCTTAATTTAACATTATAGTATTTAATAAACGTAACAATAATATTACCAAAATTAGTCAATTTTGTATTTAAGCCAGTTTGTGATATCTTAATTTCAATCATTAATGGTTTATTATCATTAAACCCACTTGCTAATAATGGCAAGCCAGCTACAACTATTTTATTAAAATTAATACTAAAAGTTCCTAAAGTTAAATC from Spiroplasma sp. NBRC 100390 includes:
- a CDS encoding DEAD/DEAH box helicase family protein produces the protein MKEKLFTNQNQQKLLVELNHEMQTADEVCFVFPFISKAIINKIEASIKHCCANKIPIRIITTTFDDLAEYNNLLELARLVTTYDNIQIKVEDNLEKRSERIHIKASVFKRFNGVSTAIIGSSNLTYKGMITGREWNIKLTTINNHSLVTEIITEFEQLWNEVLVDFNDEFARNHLLERINQNQTARIATLFNNAPTEFLTIRKYLYDFQKDIVAKLQYRRKLGKNAHLVIMATGTGKTVVAAFDYFYQLQAKGGQLVKILFLAHQKEILDQALQTFRGVLMDQTFGEVMYEGKTSENNAHLFATIQTMANKLSQFKRDHFDVIIFDEAHHIAATTFDQVFNYFQPQQVLGLTATPEREDGKSIKKYFADEYAAELRLWDAINQRLLCPFDYYCIDDNTVDLTGVDLNADNELFKKLNTTARNDLLLKMIDKYIGLYAKPTALIFCVTTEHAKLVATFLRANHLRADYLTSENREQRTRILHEFKIGRINYLCVVNMFNEGIDVPEINTIILLRPTNSKTVYLQQLGRGLRKTELKSRLEVYDLISNIDSKYDITIGIKNLYDPKLTSIKGLLANEGLPYNCTITLEQRSQKVILNNLRKWYDNRARIKSHIREYYQKYQNNGLAYLLHDYDLSLYQFYNYVNDFYVKIGRNIERYQIDENNTNRNKNLLKQFLFLDSYQLINYFILRLSQKLTNEEINLDYDNLLITSLLYEVTSMTVFIELFPNYATIPDLVTYFINHHQLIVTELLIILQYKLEHETLKMHSEQKGPLLKGITYTVKQVLSVIGRTNFLLTRGELRIIAFQAGYLTFDKVKQVILADEDGTGYGKLTKYLPDEQVFYWSIPETMTLANKLVKDIQNNDIVKYLFLQNKINTKWSNLGLKLYCFIGFGHYETMLTENYLTAKFSIEKD
- a CDS encoding spiralin repeat-containing protein; the protein is MKKLLLILASLGITATPSFSLIACNPPQKQEKNILQTFQINSNQTGVEILANLHTFMQIRYRLTQDPTARKIATYQILYQNKDITNDQTVTVNRDEIVYITITLAPANPSIQFDQQNLVQEGFKLGNTYNVEIKVTDVNKQDIKTVIVPDLKTPAREDETYQKLNTNSNIIEAVRDAINHRLSITASNSDFMITNNYDQNPSEKQVPGTVVTFTVSATINSSLIQGSFTFTNTLSARKDISEVEINNLPVNPNPKFTYGQLNNNKEILDAIIGTINNKLQITITTKDFIVTNDQMVNKQQEPSQTVTFTVTATENSSLIQGTFKFTVVLAKLSLNSVKIDETSIIIVADPDSFYENLNQNDEIIAAVMTAINKTLLITATNHDFIISNDQPVDKKQEPKTVVTFTITASETSKLITDQFTFKITLQEKTV
- a CDS encoding lipoprotein, which translates into the protein MKKLLTILTTVSLLTPTVNTIISCNNRPKYIPDDDSSKTTNDVEIMNKIMEKVSERFKAFWNQKATIDINDLSRSSCKI